The following proteins are encoded in a genomic region of Candidatus Moraniibacteriota bacterium:
- a CDS encoding SWIM zinc finger family protein gives MQPAYNLDKIKFATDPPTFEKAVALYESGKVTEFKEGIGAYSAIVAGTKPYRVSVEARRFGLATCTCYLGQNDTLCKHMVAVSIYAVMRGKKIKPEDAKVFSSSVCSGKLGKLSEEELKKIKQEITSALKYIKAYSGPSRTWFAYQASLSEGCNRLAKIVSELPAGEQTAELLVSLLLRLDKKLCTGGVDDSDGTVGGFIEEVVVVLQEYAKLDPECKKALVVLEKTETCFGWEEPLLKLK, from the coding sequence ATGCAACCAGCCTACAATTTAGACAAAATCAAATTCGCCACAGATCCGCCTACTTTTGAAAAGGCGGTGGCTTTGTATGAAAGCGGTAAAGTGACGGAATTTAAGGAGGGCATTGGTGCGTATTCTGCCATAGTCGCAGGAACGAAACCTTATCGAGTATCTGTTGAAGCTCGGCGATTTGGATTGGCTACTTGCACTTGTTATCTTGGGCAGAATGACACGCTTTGCAAACATATGGTGGCCGTATCAATTTATGCGGTTATGCGAGGCAAGAAAATAAAGCCGGAAGACGCGAAGGTATTCAGTAGTTCGGTATGCAGTGGAAAACTTGGAAAATTAAGTGAGGAAGAATTAAAGAAAATTAAACAAGAAATTACTTCAGCTCTAAAATATATCAAGGCATATAGCGGCCCATCACGAACATGGTTTGCTTATCAGGCTTCGCTTTCAGAAGGATGCAATCGTTTGGCTAAAATTGTTTCCGAATTGCCAGCTGGCGAACAAACCGCAGAATTATTGGTCAGCCTCCTTTTGCGTCTGGATAAAAAACTGTGCACTGGAGGTGTGGATGATTCGGACGGTACTGTTGGCGGATTTATAGAAGAAGTTGTGGTTGTGCTTCAGGAATATGCGAAGCTTGATCCGGAATGCAAGAAGGCTCTCGTTGTTCTGGAAAAAACAGAGACTTGTTTCGGGTGGGAAGAACCGCTTTTGAAATTGAAATAG